Below is a window of Taeniopygia guttata chromosome 23, bTaeGut7.mat, whole genome shotgun sequence DNA.
CaccctccccagctgctccagagcctcccctCACCTCTTCTGCCATCTCCAGGAGGGCCTTGTTGCTGCTCTCCCAGCGGGAGCGGTACATGGTGgtctccttctccagcttcttgATTTTCTTGGTCAtctacagaatcacagaaagggCAAAAATTGAGTCACAAAACGTCCTGAGCTGgaaagggacccacagggaacaaaataaataaaccccaggtctccttttccagcttcttGATTTTCTTGGTCATCTACAGCATCACAGAAAGGGCAAAAATTGAGTCACAAAAAGTCCTGAGCTGgaaagggacccacagggatgaaaataaataaaccccaGGGAGAACGTTGCAGTGGCATCCCACAGGTCCTCATGTgtcaccccaaattttgggggtaGATCCAAAATTAACTGAAATTACGGAGCTGGGGCtcttccagctcccagcagcacgGAGGAAAAAGCATCAcccaccttctccatctccTGTTTGAACGTTGTGAACACTTCACTGCTTTTGGAAAGGGTGTTCTGGAACTCCTCAAACTTCTCTGTGTACAGAGCCAGCTGTGGAGAGAGGCAGGGAGCTCAGTGCCTGGAGAGGGGAGAGGCCAGCcaagggctgagctgctgccctgggacatGGAcaaacagcaggagctgctctgccagaggCAAACCCCGTCCTAGGGAAACATCCCGAGAGCAGAGTGTTCTACAAACTCCTCCTGGCCGTGGAGGCTGATCCCATGACTGCCCTGAACAGTCTCAGCTCGTAAAACCAAACCTGGCAGAGATCCTCTGCCCCTCTGTTTTCCACATTAAGGAACTTTGGGttgtgcagggagggagggaaatcCCCCAACAAAACAGGCTGAGCAGGGAACTCACCTGCTGCTTGAGGTGGGTCTCCTGCTGCTTCATCAGCTCACACATCCTCTGCGATTCCACAGCCTCCTTCAGCAGCTGGGGAAGAGCAAAGCAGTTACCTGGGAATGCTCCTGGCCATGCCAAAATCTGAGATGACACCCCGGGATCCACCCTAAGAACCAAAAAGTTCCCCAAGAAACTGCTCCAACACTTACAAAATCCTTCTCCCGCTGGTgcctctcctctgcctccttcaGCATCTCCTGGGCCTGCTGCAGTTTGGCAtccaccagctgctgctgcagctccttgtgCTTGAACACCTTGTCAATGTGCTGCAGGGAACACCACAGCTCAGGGGACACCCAgagctccctcctcccctctggcagctccctgtgggaatccagggcttccctctggctgccctgggaccctggcaggggtcaggaacccccctggacagagcccccagagacactggctgtgatctctgcccatggaaaagcgttttcaatcttacaggatgaattacaagctctgagtgtttgatataagtaataattaaatgtagcacgggtgcaaaagtaaaattttaggattctagattaggggtccagaggggacaagatggaggaaattgggtgtgccttgtcctttttctccttcttcatgccctccatgtttcactgtggtgttggcatttttctgttggttcaggctggggacacactgtccaacgtaggtgacagatattggcacgttattgtaaatccagcacaggtagtttgtggtatttaatgtttgtaccatcccactgagggcagagccccacacgctgccctgcaggacagagctgcggcaggacagcagaacatgttagagataaacagaataaacaaccttgaaacagcaccgaccaattatggcttctgctttggcagcggggctgacagacagagactttctacaatctcaaaatcaccTAAACAGCACAAATTCCAAGAACCCACCTCCTCCCGCAGCTCGTACTGCTCGATGAGCTTCTTCAGCCTCTCAGCCAGCTCCATGTTCTCCTGGCGCAGTTTGGAGTTGCGCTCGTTGTGCTGCTCCATCTGCAGCTGGATGTCGTTCAGCGTCACCTGGAAGTGCGAGGTCacctccttcctcttctcctcctcctccctggcgCGCTGCACGCCCTCCTCCTGCGGGAGGGAAGGGAGCAACTTCCCAAAATGATGTTCCCAAGCCACCCAGCCTCCCATTATTCCTTATTTCCATCAGGAAAACTTCCCAAAATGATGTCCTTATATCCATCaaaaaaaacttcccaaaatGACCCAGCCTCCCATTATTCCTTATATCCAACAGGAAAAGTTCCCAAAATTATGTCATTATATCCATCAGGAAAACTTCCCAAAATTATGCTCCAAACCCTTTCAGCCTCCCATTATTCCTTATTTCCATCAGGAAAAGTTCCCAAAATGATGTTCCCAACCCATCCGGCTCCCATTATTccttatttccattaaaaaactTCCCAAAATGCTGTTCCAAACCCATTCAGCCTCCCATTATTCCTTATTTCCATCAGGAAAAGTTTCCAAAATGATGTTCTTACATCCAATCAGGAAAACTTCTCAAAATGAGGTCCTTATATCCATCAAAAAGACTTCCCAAAATTATGTTCTTACATACATCAGGAAAGCTTCCCAAAATGATGCTCCCAAGCCACCCAGCCTCCTATTATTCCTTATTTCCATCAGGAAAACTTCTCAAAATGATGTTCTTATACCCAGCAGGAAAACTTCCCAAAATGATGACCCAACCCACCCAGCCTCCCGTTATTCCTTATATCCACAGGAAAGGACTCTGgtccttccccttcctccctcctgcaCAAACCCAGAAATACCAACTGGGATCCTGCAGGTGATGCTGCCCCACACCAAAATCTGGTGGCAGAGTGGGAGCAcccctggggaaggggaggctgcccCAAGGGCTCAGGGATGGGGAATCAGGAcctggaggggagcagggccCGCGGGAAGTCACCTTGAGGGTGCGGTtgtgcctctgcagctcccGGCACAGGCTCTCCAGCTTGCTCCTGGCCAGGATGGCCTTGCTGTGCTCGCTCTGCAGGTGATCCTTCTCCTGCACCAGCTGGCTCTGCTTCTTCTGCAGGATCTTCATCTGCTTCTGCGAGTTGCGgtgctcctccagctgccaggGGGGAGCGGAGGGTGtggggggcagcagggcagggctgtgcccccctgaggggacagcaggtTTGTGAcacccctgggcacagcaggagtggcacagagcccaggggcctttctccttccttaaTTCCCACCCTGCTGGAATTAGGAGCTCCACGTTCCCCCAGCTTGTCCCCCCACAGACACTTTGGACAAGCACAGGCAGCCCCAAACCTCCTCCAGTTCCAGATCCACGCTTGCAACTCCACCTTGGCTCTGGTTAAACGTGGCATTGGGGGGTGAAAACAGATCTGAGCTCCTCTTGCGCCCAGATTTGCCAAAATTCCTTCTGTCCACGCTTCACAATGGCCACCGGGCTGCACCCAGCGACACCCACCCTCTCCTGGGCAGAgatccagcactgcagggatcCCACAAAGCTCCAGTGTCACCCTGGAATGTCCCTCCCCGAGCTGCCATatcctcccccagccccaggactCACCAGCTCAGCGTATTTCTTGCAGAGAGCTGCCAGTTTCTCCTCTGACGTGCTCAGGGTGTTCAGGGTCTGCATCAGCAAAGTGATTTCCTTGCCTGGAAGGAGATGTGGAATGGGAATAATGCAATAAGCAGGATAAAAATGGCTTTACTGTGAGTTCTGGCTTGGAAAAGGTGAGAAAAGGAGGGGCTGAGCAGGTTCCCAGTGTACTCCCAGGATTTCCCCGTGGTGGGAGAACTGGAGCAGCTGGATTTTGGAGGGGGAAACCAACCCTGGGCTAGc
It encodes the following:
- the TXLNA gene encoding alpha-taxilin; this translates as MKNQAVETKAAPRPSRTSSGMGLEEGDSPEAAAPPEAALSQEDPKSSRDVSEELSRQLEDILNTYCVDASQENPGEDGGQGDAPEPEEPEKGRSESPRNGEQEPGGPEVNGEKENSKGSEEFRPGEEAGDRDQKKAQEKKKAKGLGKEITLLMQTLNTLSTSEEKLAALCKKYAELLEEHRNSQKQMKILQKKQSQLVQEKDHLQSEHSKAILARSKLESLCRELQRHNRTLKEEGVQRAREEEEKRKEVTSHFQVTLNDIQLQMEQHNERNSKLRQENMELAERLKKLIEQYELREEHIDKVFKHKELQQQLVDAKLQQAQEMLKEAEERHQREKDFLLKEAVESQRMCELMKQQETHLKQQLALYTEKFEEFQNTLSKSSEVFTTFKQEMEKMTKKIKKLEKETTMYRSRWESSNKALLEMAEEKTLRDKELEGLQVKIQRLEKLCRALQTERNDLNKKVQDLCAHTDLLEPLKEPLKEPLKESLKESLKEPSRDSPEAAPHSPSSGKAPGSPDPAGIPAEPGQSGTEEGTGGTD